The Chiroxiphia lanceolata isolate bChiLan1 chromosome 24, bChiLan1.pri, whole genome shotgun sequence genome has a segment encoding these proteins:
- the COL8A2 gene encoding collagen alpha-2(VIII) chain: protein MLPDAVALLVTMVTVVMVVGPRSAMGGGVGGYAQVKYMQPMVKGPLGPPFREGKGQYLDMPPMLPMDLKGEPGPPGKPGPRGPPGPPGYPGKPGTGKPGMHGQPGPAGPPGFSGIGKPGIPGLPGKAGMKGMPGAKGEPGMRGEQGPRGLPGPPGLPGPAGLSVNGKPGPQGGPGLPGFRGEPGPKGEPGPRGERGMKGENGVGKPGLPGPRGNGGPPGPAGPPGPVGIGKPGLDGLPGAPGGKGDMGPPGGPGVTGEPGPVGPRGPPGIDGIGVPGAAGVPGIQGPMGPKGEPGIRGLPGLPGPTGYGKPGLPGLKGDRGQPGAQGAIGDKGEPGVDGEPGEPGPAGIIGPPGPPGSMGLPGKHGLPGSKGDVGPSGPPGMPGMRGDQGPSGFAGKPGVPGERGLPGSVGPPGPTGPKGEPGFIGLPGVPGLTGGPGPKGDGGIPGQPGLRGPSGIPGLQGPAGPMGPQGLPGLKGEPGLPGVPGEGKTGEPGTAGPIGPPGMPGTPGLNGPPGPPGPPGPPGAPGVLDETGIAGLHLPDGGVEGAVLGNGKPGKPQYGRGELAARIAPAFTAILTSPFPASGMPVKFDRTLYNGHNGYNPVTGIFTCPVSGIYYFAYHVHVKGTNVWVALYKNNVPATYTYDEYKKGYLDQASGSAVLELKENDQVWVQMPSDQANGLYSTEYIHSSFSGFLLCPT from the exons atgctGCCGGACGCCGTGGCGCTGCTGGTGACGATGGTGACAGTGGTGATGGTGGTCGGCCCTCGATCAGCCATGGGAGGCGGCGTGGGGGGCTACGCCCAGGTCAAGTAcatgcagcccatggtgaaggGACCCCTGGGACCCCCGTTCCGTGAAGGCAAAGGGCAGTACCTGG aCATGCCACCGATGCTGCCCATGGACCTCAAAGGGGAGCCAGGACCACCAGGGAAGCCTGGCCCACGTGGACCCCCTGGGCCCCCCGGCTACCCAGGAAAACCAGGCACAGGGAAGCCAGGAATGCACGGCCAGCCTGGCCCCGCTGGGCCTCCTGGCTTCTCGGGCATTGGGAAACCTGGCATCCCAGGACTCCCTGGAAAGGCGGGTATGAAAGGGATGCCTGGAGCCAAGGGTGAGCCTGGCATGCGAGGGGAGCAAGGGCCAAGAGGACTTCCCGGCCCCCCTGGGCTGCCCGGGCCAGCTGGACTCTCCGTCAATGGGAAGCCGGGTCCCCAGGGTGGCCCTGGCCTGCCTGGCTTTCGGGGCGAGCCTGGCCCAAAAGGAGAGCCAGGTCCCCGTGGAGAGCGAGGGATGAAGGGTGAAAATGGTGTGGGGAAGCCGGGGTTACCAGGGCCCCGGGGGAATGGGGgccctcctggccctgcagggcCCCCCGGGCCTGTCGGCATTGGGAAGCCCGGCCTTGACGGGCTGCCAGGAGCGCCGGGGGGCAAGGGCGACATGGGCCCCCCGGGCGGGCCTGGTGTCACCGGGGAGCCTGGCCCTGTGGGGCCGCGGGGCCCCCCTGGGATCGACGGGATCGGGGTCCCGGGCGCTGCGGGGGTGCCAGGGATACAGGGCCCCATGGGACCAAAGGGAGAGCCCGGGATCCGTGGCCTCCCAGGTCTGCCAGGCCCAACGGGTTATGGGAAGCCGGGTTTGCCCGGCCTGAAAGGAGACCGTGGGCAGCCGGGGGCACAGGGAGCTATCGGTGACAAGGGGGAACCCGGCGTTGATGGGGAGCCGGGTGAGCCGGGCCCTGCTGGCATCATCGGCCCGCCGGGCCCACCGGGCTCCATGGGGCTGCCGGGCAAGCACGGGCTGCCCGGATCCAAGGGGGACGTGGGGCCAAGTGGGCCCCCAGGAATGCCGGGGATGCGCGGCGACCAGGGCCCCAGTGGCTTTGCTGGGAAGCCAGGGGTGCCAGGAGAAAGGGGCCTGCCCGGGTCAGTGGGACCCCCTGGCCCGACAGGCCCCAAAGGAGAACCAGGGTTCATCGGCCTCCCAGGGGTGCCCGGATTAACGGGTGGCCCTGGGCCCAAAGGGGACGGTGGAATCCCAGGAcagccagggctgaggggcCCCTCAGGCATTCCAGGATTGCAAGGACCCGCGGGTCCCATGGGGCCACAAGGGTTACCAGGGCTGAAAGGGGAGCCCGGGCTCCCTGGCGTTCCTGGCGAGGGGAAGACCGGCGAGCCCGGAACGGCCGGACCCATTGGGCCCCCCGGAATGCCGGGAACGCCGGGGCTGAACGGGCCACCAGGCCCACCGGGGCCGCCTGGGCCGCCGGGAGCACCGGGGGTGCTGGACGAGACGGGCATCGCGGGGCTGCACCTGCCGGACGGCGGCGTGGAGGGCGCCGTGCTGGGCAACGGGAAGCCGGGCAAGCCGCAGTACGGCCGGGGGGAGCTCGCCGCCCGCATCGCGCCCGCCTTCACCGCCATCCTCACCTCCCCCTTCCCCGCCTCCGGCATGCCCGTCAAGTTTGACCGGACCTTGTACAACGGGCACAACGGCTACAACCCGGTCACCGGCATCTTCACCTGCCCCGTATCCGGAATCTACTACTTCGCCTACCACGTGCACGTCAAAGGGACCAACGTCTGGGTGGCCCTGTACAAGAACAACGTGCCGGCCACCTACACCTACGACGAGTACAAAAAGGGGTACCTGGACCAGGCCTCGGGCAGTGCCGTGCTTGAACTCAAGGAGAACGACCAGGTGTGGGTACAAATGCCCTCGGACCAGGCCAACGGGCTGTACTCCACGGAATACATCCACTCCTCCTTCTCTGGgttcctgctctgccccacatAA
- the TEKT2 gene encoding tektin-2, which yields MASLSVKPGQRFTLPDWQNNAHRISADAEHQRSTSHQIRQEARALRNDTGNQAKWDECDTRTRLKDRITSVDRWREVLAKCLTDIDLEIDALTKVKEAAEDALQAKNLCLDVAIECLTFRESRRDIDVVRDPVEEELHREVKVIEKAKKELQQRVDQAFTQLCLLKEARQQLNCDHRHKVEALDLDRQCLSFNVTSGNISFKVNPTRIPDGTTALREWELNSQCNKDRADAEMKASIDLRGAIMLTIAQTNNELDAQRIATEFALRKRIRDMEGALSELRWQEKNTLEEIAEMEEEIRQLEEDLRKRTLDLKVAHTRLETRTYRPHVELCRDQAQFGLTGEVQDLEAAIRVLQQKRTESQNALDALYRQLHRIQTDIGYKTNSLQLDNKCMDTRRKLVIPVEKFDPEVDAVNRTRNLPRNSQLELA from the exons ATGGCCTCGCTGAGCGTCAAGCCGGGCCAGCGGTTCACCCTGCCGGACTGGCAGAACAACGCCCACCGCATCTCGGCCGATGCCGAACACCAGCGTTCTACTTCCCACCAAATCCGGCAGGAAGCACGAGCTCTCCGCAACGACACCGGCAACCAG GCGAAATGGGATGAGTGTGACACCCGAACCCGCCTGAAGGATCGTATTACCAGCGTGGACAGATGGAGAGAGGTCCTGGCCAAATGCCTCACAGACATAGACTTGGAAATCGATGCCTTAACCAAA GTgaaggaggcagcagaagaTGCCCTCCAGGCAAAGAACTTGTGTTTGGATGTTGCCATCGAGTGCCTGACGTTCCGCGAGAGCCGCCGCGACATCGACGTGGTGAGGGACCCTgtggaggaggagctgcacagggaggtgAAGGTGATCGAGAAAGCCaagaaggagctgcagcagcgAGTGGACCAAGCCTTCACACAGCTCTG CCTCCTGAAGGAAGCTCGGCAGCAGCTGAACTGTGACCACCGGCACAAGGTGGAGGCGTTGGATCTGGATCGGCAGTGCTTGTCCTTCAACGTCACCTCCGGCAACATCTCCTTCAAGGTCAACCCAACGCGGATCCCAGACGG AACAACTGCACTTCGTGAGTGGGAACTGAACAGCCAGTGCAACAAGGATCGTGCTGATGCAGAAATGAAAGCCTCGATTGACCTCCGAGGAGCCATCATGCTCACCATTGCCCAG ACAAACAATGAGCTGGACGCTCAGCGGATAGCTACGGAGTTTGCCTTGAGGAAGAGGATTAGAGACATGGAAGGAGCCCTTAGTGAACTGAGATGGCAGGAGAAGAAC ACCTTGGAGGAAATTGCTGAGATGGAGGAGGAAATCCGGCAGCTGGAGGAAGATCTCCGGAAGAGGACGCTGGATCTGAAAGTGGCTCACACCCGCCTGGAGACCCGCACCTACCGGCCCCACgtggagctctgcagggaccag GCGCAGTTCGGGCTGACAGGGGAGGTGCAGGATCTGGAGGCAGCGATCCGAGTGCTGCAGCAGAAGCGGACAGAGTCACA GAATGCCTTGGACGCTCTTTATAGACAACTTCACCGCATCCAGACCGACATTGGCTACAAAACCAactccctgcagctggacaaCAAGTGCATGGACACCCGGAGGAAACTCGTGATCCCCGTGGAGAAATTTGATCCAGAGGTTGACGCCGTCAACCGGACCAGGAACCTCCCGAGGAACAGTCAGCTGGAGCTGGCTTAG
- the ADPRS gene encoding ADP-ribose glycohydrolase ARH3 isoform X1, giving the protein MAAAGPASGPGRLPARPRPGPARFRGCLAGALLGDCLGAVFEGRSVVKLPELLSFLRGLEPAPPEEEGGEAAGSARGESLPYTDDTAMSRSVVQSLLARGEFDEVDMAKRFAEEYKKEPNRGYGMAVVNVFKKLLSPKCSDVFEPARAQFNGKGSYGNGGAMRVAGIPLVYADTQDVKKFAKLSAELTHANSLGYNGAILQALAVHLALQGGLSRETFLEQLISHMEHVEADDKSLSDARALGFEDLPFSRRLKKIKEFLEFSSIPKEDVLFELGCAFAEGHAVGCTWIDFSSVSLAWDEQNPCPVSGSDCSTVRNLQSHGFPCYLCQGTEQPGGHCCAHPAQNPAAHTQDYKSNHTESGVNRRDCPKAESGKTGVSKPGTRASDGREGNFSIQHGSLLLYGFV; this is encoded by the exons ATGGCGGCCGCCGGTCCGGCCTCAGGCCCTGGGCGGCTCCCGGCTCgtccccggcccggccccgctcgtTTTCGGGGCTGTTTGGCCGGGGCGTTGTTGGGGGATTGCCTGGGAGCTGTTTTCGAAGGCAGAAGCGTCGTGAAACTGCCGGAGCTGCTGAGTTtcctcagagggctggaaccGGCGCCgcctgaggaggaagggggagaggcGGCGGGGAGCGCGCGAGGAG AGTCGCTGCCCTACACGGACGACACAGCCATGAGCAGGTCGGTGGTGCAGTCCCTGCTGGCCAGGGGGGAGTTCGACGAGGTTGACATGGCCAAGAG GTTTGCTGAGGAGTACAAGAAGGAGCCCAACAGGGGTTATGGGATGGCCGTGGTCAACGTCTTCAAGAAACTGCTGAGTCCCAAGTGCAGCGACGTGTTCGAGCCCGCGAGGGCCCAGTTCAACGGGAAGGGCTCCTACGGGAACGGCGGGGCCATGAGGGTGGCCGGCATCCCCCTCGTCTACGCCGACACCCAGGATGTCAAGAAG TTCGCGAAGCTGAGCGCGGAGCTGACCCACGCCAACTCCCTGGGCTACAACGGGGCCATCCTGCAGGCCCTGGCCGTGcacctggcactgcagggagggCTCAGCAGGGAAAccttcctggagcagctcaTCAGCCACATGGAGCACGTGGAGGCGGATGACAAGTCTCTCAGCGACGCCCGGGC GCTGGGATTTGAGGATTTACCGTTTTCCAGGCGTCTAAAGAAAATCAAGGAGTTTTTGGAGTTCAGCAGCATTCCCAAAGAAGATGTGTTGTTTGAGTTAG GATGTGCCTTTGCAGAGGGACATGCAGTGGGATGCACATGGATTGACTTCAGCAGCGTGTCCCTGGCCTGGGATGAGCAGAATCCCTGTCCTGTGAGTGGCAGTGACTGTTCTACTGTGAGAAACCTGCAGAGCCATGGATTCCCTTGTTACCTGTGCCAAGGGACAGAGCAGCCAGGTGGGCACTGCTGTGCACACCCAGCCCAGAACCCTGCAGCTCATACTCAG GATTATAAATCCAACCACACTGAATCCGGAGTGAATCGGAGAGACTGCCCCAAAGCAGAGTCTGGAAAAACAGGCGTCAGCAAGCCTGGAACTCGGGCATCTGATGGTCGGGAAGGAAATTTCTCAATCCAGCATGGATCCCTGCTGCTGTACGGGTTTGTGTAA
- the ADPRS gene encoding ADP-ribose glycohydrolase ARH3 isoform X2 gives MAAAGPASGPGRLPARPRPGPARFRGCLAGALLGDCLGAVFEGRSVVKLPELLSFLRGLEPAPPEEEGGEAAGSARGESLPYTDDTAMSRSVVQSLLARGEFDEVDMAKRFAEEYKKEPNRGYGMAVVNVFKKLLSPKCSDVFEPARAQFNGKGSYGNGGAMRVAGIPLVYADTQDVKKFAKLSAELTHANSLGYNGAILQALAVHLALQGGLSRETFLEQLISHMEHVEADDKSLSDARALGFEDLPFSRRLKKIKEFLEFSSIPKEDVLFELGNGIAALRSVPTAIYSFLRCMDADPDIPEHYNALQRTIIYCISLGGDTDTIATMAGAIAGAYYGEEQVPPSWEQSCEAFQETQRMAKSLYELYCQRL, from the exons ATGGCGGCCGCCGGTCCGGCCTCAGGCCCTGGGCGGCTCCCGGCTCgtccccggcccggccccgctcgtTTTCGGGGCTGTTTGGCCGGGGCGTTGTTGGGGGATTGCCTGGGAGCTGTTTTCGAAGGCAGAAGCGTCGTGAAACTGCCGGAGCTGCTGAGTTtcctcagagggctggaaccGGCGCCgcctgaggaggaagggggagaggcGGCGGGGAGCGCGCGAGGAG AGTCGCTGCCCTACACGGACGACACAGCCATGAGCAGGTCGGTGGTGCAGTCCCTGCTGGCCAGGGGGGAGTTCGACGAGGTTGACATGGCCAAGAG GTTTGCTGAGGAGTACAAGAAGGAGCCCAACAGGGGTTATGGGATGGCCGTGGTCAACGTCTTCAAGAAACTGCTGAGTCCCAAGTGCAGCGACGTGTTCGAGCCCGCGAGGGCCCAGTTCAACGGGAAGGGCTCCTACGGGAACGGCGGGGCCATGAGGGTGGCCGGCATCCCCCTCGTCTACGCCGACACCCAGGATGTCAAGAAG TTCGCGAAGCTGAGCGCGGAGCTGACCCACGCCAACTCCCTGGGCTACAACGGGGCCATCCTGCAGGCCCTGGCCGTGcacctggcactgcagggagggCTCAGCAGGGAAAccttcctggagcagctcaTCAGCCACATGGAGCACGTGGAGGCGGATGACAAGTCTCTCAGCGACGCCCGGGC GCTGGGATTTGAGGATTTACCGTTTTCCAGGCGTCTAAAGAAAATCAAGGAGTTTTTGGAGTTCAGCAGCATTCCCAAAGAAGATGTGTTGTTTGAGTTAG GCAATGGCATCGCTGCTCTGCGCTCCGTCCCCACTGCCATTTACTCCTTCCTGCGCTGCATGGACGCTGATCCCGACATTCCCGAGCACTACAATGCCCTGCAGAGAACCATCATCTACTGCATCTCcctggggggggacacggaCACCATCGCCACCATGGCGGGGGCCATCGCCGGCGCCTACTACGGCGAGGAGCAGGTGCCCccgagctgggagcagagctgtgaggcTTTCCAGGAGACCCAGAGGATGGCCAAGAGCTTGTATGAACTCTACTGCCAGCGGCTCTGA